TCATCAACCCGGAAAACCGGCTCATGGTGTACCGCGAGGCCAACACCAGCCGGTTCGCCGGGCCGGCATTCCTGCTCAACGAGATGCTGGTGTGGGGTTTCACCGGCCAGGTCATCTCGGCGATCCTCGACGTCGCGGGCTGGGCCAAGCCGTGGAACACCGAGGACGTCCGCGGACTCGATGACGCAATGGCCCTCGTCGGGCATGACAACGGTTACGGTGAAGCCCCATGTTGAAGTGGATATAGATGACACCCTCGGTCTGGCTCGATTTCGCAATCCTCGGCATCGGCTTCGTCGCAGCCATCTCAGGCTGGCGCTCCGGCGCGCTCGGCTCTCTGCTGTCGTTTATCGGCGTCGTGCTCGGCGCCGTGGCGGGCGTGCTGCTGGCGCCGCACGTGATCCCGCACGTCAGCGGTGACCGCACCAAGCTGTTCGCCACGCTGTTCCTGATCCTCGCGCTCGTGGTGATCGGTGAGATCGCCGGTGTGGTGCTGGGCCGTGCCGTGCGCGGCACCATCCGCAACCCGTTCTTCCGGGTGCTGGACTCGGTGGTCGGGGTGAGCCTGATGCTGGTCGCGGTCCTGGTCGCGTCATGGCTGCTGGGTAGCTTGCTGACATCCTCCGATCAGCCGAATCTGGCTGCCGCCGTGAAGAATTCGCGGGTGTTGAGCGAGGTCGACAAGGTGGCGCCGACCTGGATGCGCTCGGTGCCCAACCGGTTGTCGGCCCTGCTGGACACCTCGGGCCTGCCCGACGTGCTCGAACCGTTCGGCCGGACCCCGATCGTCAACGTCGATGCCCCGGACGCCGCGCTGGCCACCGATCCCATCGTGACGACGAGCCGGCCCGCCGTGGTCAAGATCCGTGGCGTCGCGCCGAGCTGCCAGAAGGTGCTGGAGGGCAGCGGGTTCGTGGTCGCACCCAACCGCGTGATGTCCAACGCCCACGTGGTGGCCGGTGCCGACAGCGTCACCATCGAGGCCGACGGCAAGACCTACGACGCGGGCGTGGTGTCCTACGACCCCAACGCCGACATCTCGATCCTCGACGTGCCGGATCTGCCGATCACGCCTTTGCAGTTCGCCGAACAACCGGCGCCCAAGGGCACCGACGCCGTGGTGATGGGTTACCCGGGTGGCGGCGATTTCCTGGCCACCCCGGCACGCGTCCGCGAGATCATCGAGCTCAACGGGCCCGACATCTACCGGAGCACCACCGTCACCCGCGAGGTCTACACGGTCAGGGGCACGGTGCGGCAAGGCAATTCGGGCGGGCCGATGATCAACCGCGCGGGCAAGGTGCTCGGTGTGGTGTTCGGTGCGGCAGTCGACGACGCCGACACCGGATTCGTGCTGACCGCCAAGGAAGTCGAGCACCAGCTGGCCAAGGTCGGCAACACCCAGCGGGTCCCAACCGGGACGTGCATCAACTCCTGATCAGGTGGCGCGCAGCTGGGCCAGGAAACGGCCCAGCTGCTCGTTGACCGCCTCGGGTTGTTCTTCATGGGCGAAATGCCCGGCACCAGTGATGGATACGTATCGGCCGTGCGGCGCATAGCGTTGAGTCCGGTGCACCGGGTCGGTCAGCACATACGGATCGGCGTCACCGCGCATGTGCAGCACCGGGACGCTGATCGGACGTTTCATCGACCGCATGAACCGCAGGCCCTCACTTCGCAGCTGGCTGCGCACCGCCCACCGCTGATACTCCAGCGCGCAGTGCGCGGCACCCGGTATCTGGATGGCCTGGCGCAGATGGCCCATGGTGTGGGAGAAGTCTTGACTGGTCTGCCATTTGGCCCCGGCCCGGCTGCGGAACAGACGCTCCAACTCGGCGCCGTCGTGCCGGGTCAGCATGCGTTCAGGCCACGCGGGCAGCTGGTAGCGCAGCATGGACGGCAACAGGGCGCGGCCCTGGTCCCGGCGGGTCAGGGTAGAGGCCCGCAGGGCCACCGGGTGCGGTGAGCTGACCAGTGCGATCGCGTTCACCACGCGGGGGTGCAGCACGGCCGTCGCCCAGCACACCAGGCCGCCGTCGGCATGCCCGACCAGCGTCGCGGTCTTGTGCCCCAGGGCGCGTACCAGCCCGGCGGTGTCCCCGGCCAGGGTCCAGCCGTCGTAACCGCGGGGTGGTTTGTCGCTGTCGCCGTAACCGCGCAGATCGACCGCCACGATCCGCGCGCCGGTCAGCCCGGTCAGTTGGTGACGCCAGGACCACCAGAATGAGCCGAACCCGTGCAACAAGATGACCAGTGGACGGTCGGGCTGCGAACTCTCGCCCTCCACCACATGGAAGCGGATGCCATTGGCGTGCACCTGCAGATGCCGCCATGGCCCCTCGATCCTGGTGATCGACGGGTCGGGTGGGGGCATTACCAGCCTGACGGGTCGGTGGCCGGCCTGGTCGGGACGGCGGGCAGCCCACCCTTGTCGTGGCCGGGTGTCAGCGCCTCGCGCGTCTCCTTGACCGATTCGATTGTCTGCTGCGGACCCTTGATCCGTCGCACCTTCAGGAAGCCGAACAGCGCGAGCGCGCCGGTGGTCAGCACCATGAGGCCGAACACGATCAGGAAGGCCACCCAGCGCCAGAGCCAAGTATCGAGCAGCTCGGCCAGGAAGAAGAAGAAAAAGAAGGTCGAGTAGAACAGCACCACCAGCGCCGCGATGAAGAACACGCTGCCGGTCAGGCCCTTCTTCACATCCCGGGTGATCTCGGCCTTGGCCAGCTCGACCTCGGCGCGCAACAGGGTGGAGACCTGCGCGGTGGCGTCCTTGACCAGGTCGCCGATCGAGGGGTCGGGCTTGGGGGCATGCGGGTCGACGAGCGGAATCGAGGTCACCGTCGTCGGAACGCCGTCCCTGCGGTCGCCTGTGCTCATGGCGTTCATGTTGCCATGCGGCGAACCCGTTAACGATCCCGGCCGACATCCTGGCCTTAGTACACTGAACCCATTCTTGAGTTGCGCGGGTCGGGCGCGTCGATCGGAGGACACTTGACGAGCAGACACCGCTGGCAGTCACTCATCGGTGCACCGATGATCGCCCTCGTTGCGATGCTCACTCCGGCCCTTGCCCATGCCGAACCGCCGGTGGTGCTCGGCGGCGGCTCGGGCATCGTGGTCAACGGCGAGTCGTTCTGCACACTCACCGCGATCGGGCACGACAACGCCGGCCGGCTCATCGGCTTCACCTCGGCGCACTGCGGAGGGCCGGGTGCCGTGGTGTCGGCCGAAGGCGCCAACGGCGCCGGGGTGCTCGGCAAGATGGTGGCCGGCAACGAGTTGCTCGATTACGCGGTGATCGAATTCGATCCCGCGAAGGTCACCCCGACCAACAACGTCAACGGTTTCCAGATCGACGGGCTCGGACCCGATCCGGTGTTCGGCGACGTGGCCTGCAAGCTGGGCCGCACCACCGGCTATTCGTGCGGCGTCACCTGGGGCCCGGGCCAAGACCCCGGCACCATCGTCAATCAGGTGTGCGGGCAGCCGGGGGACTCGGGTGCGCCGGTCACCGTCAACAACCGGCTGGTCGGCATGATCCACGGCGCCTACACCGAGGAACTGCCGACCTGTGTGGTGAAGTTCGTGCCGCTGCACACGCCGGCGGTGACGATGTCGTTCAACACTCAGCTGGCCGACATCACCGCCAAGAACCGACCGGGAACGGGATTCGTCCCGGTCGGCTAGGCGCTCTCCTACTTACTGGCGCGGATCGCCTCGAACACGCTCGGGTCGACCAGGGTCGAGGTGTCGCCGAGCTCGCGGCCCTCGGCGACGTCACGCAGCAGCCGGCGCATGATCTTGCCGCTGCGGGTCTTGGGCAGCTCGGGCACCACGTGGATCTCGCGCGGCTTGGCGATCGGGGAGATCTCGGTGGCCACCTGGGCACGCAGCTCGTCGATCATGTTCTCGGCACCGCCGTGCGCGGAGGCCTTGAGGATGACGAACGCGCAGATGGCCTGGCCGGTGGTGTCGTCGCTGGCGCCGACCACGGCAGCCTCGGCCACGCCGGAGTGGCCGACCAGGGCCGACTCCACCTCGGCGGTCGAGATGCGGTGCCCGGAGATGTTCATGACGTCGTCGATGCGGCCCAGCACCCAGATGTTGCCGTCCGAGTCATAGCGGGCGCCGTCACCGGCGAAGTACCAGCCCTGCTCGGCGAACCGCGACCAGTAGGTCTCCTTGAACCGCTCCGGATCGCCCCAGATGCCGCGCAGCATTGACGGCCACGGCTGGTCCAGCACCAGGTAACCGGTGACGTGCTCGGCTTCGTCGGCGCCTGGAACCAGCTCGTTGCCTTCGTCGTCGACGATCTTGGCCGAGATGCCGGGCAGCGGAGTCATCGCCGAGCCGGGCTTGGCCGCGGTGACGCCGGGCAGCGGCGAGATCATGATCGCCCCGGTCTCGGTCTGCCACCAGGTGTCCACGATCGGAGTCTTGTTGGCGCCGATGGCTTCCCGGTACCAGCGCCAGGCCTCGGGGTTGATCGGTTCGCCCACCGAACCCAGCAGCCGCAGGCTGGACAGGTTGTGCGCGGCCGGGATCTGGCGGCCCAGCTTCATGAAGGTACGGATCAGCGTGGGCGCGGTGTAATAGATTGTGACGCCGTACTTTTCGATGATCTCGAAGTGGCGGTGCTCGGTCGGGGAGGTGGGGGTGCCCTCGTAGACCACCTGCGTGGCGCCGTTGGCCAGTGGGCCGTAGGTGATGTAGGTGTGCCCGGTGACCCAGCCGATGTCGGCGGTGCACCAGTACACGTCGGTCTCGGGTTTGAGGTCGAAGACGTTGTAGTGGGTGTAGGCCGCCTGGGTGAGGTAGCCACCGGAGGTGTGCACGATGCCCTTGGGCTTGCCGGTGGTTCCCGAGGTGTAGAGCAGGAACAGCGGCTGCTCGGAGTCGAAGGCTTCCGGATCATGCTGCACCGACTGGGTTTCTACGGTCTCGTGCCACCACAGGTCGCGGCCGTCGGTCCAGTTCACGTCGATGCCGGTGCGGCGCACCACCAGCACGTGCTCGACGGACGGCTGGTCGGAGACGGCTTCGTCGACCGCATCTTTGAGCGAGGCTGCCTTGCCGCGCCGGTACTGGCCGTCGGTGGTGATGACGAGCTTGGCCGCCGCATCCTCGACGCGCGCCCGCAGCGCCGACGCGGAGAAACCGGCGAAGACGACCGAGTGCATGGCGCCCAGCCGGGCGCAGGCCAGCATCGCCACGATCGCCTCGGGCACCATCGGCATGTAGATGGCGACGCGGTCGCCGGCAGTCAGACCGAGGGCGGCCAGCGCATTGGCGGCTTGGGAGACCTCGTCCTTGAGCTGGGCGTAGGTGATGTCACGGGCGTCTCCGACGGGCTCGCCCTCCCAATGGATGGCGACGCGGTCGCCGTTGCCCGCCTCGACGTGGCGGTCCACGCAGTTGTAGGCGACGTTGAGCTTGCCGCCGACGAACCACTTGGCGAACGGTGCCTCCGACCAGTCGAGAACCTCGCTGAACGGGGTCTGCCAGCTCAGCCGGTTGGCTTGGGCGGCCCAGAACGCCAGCCGGTCCTTCTCGGCCTCGGCGTACAACTCGCCCGTCGCGTTGGCGTTGGCCGCGAAATCGGCAGGCGGCGGATAGGCTGACGGAACTTCGGTAGACGTCGTTGGCGCGTTTGACATGGGTGTGAGCCTAGTCACCAAAGGTTGCAGCGGCGTTGGGACCTCACAAGGCGGGCTGCCGGGCGGCTGTCGTTCTGCGCCCAACGGTCGGCGAGACGGCGTTCAGCGGTCGGCTAGCGTTTCTCGTATGACCGATCCACTCGCACCGCTGGTCGACCTGCCCGGTGTTTCTGCGGCCAGCGACGAGGCGCGTGAGGCCCTGGGCCGGGCGCATCGACACAAGTTCAATCTGCGCGGCTGGCCACAGACCGCGGCCGAGGCCGCTCTGCGTGCGGCCCGGGCCTCGGCTGTTCTCGACGGCGGGGCACTCCAGTTGTCGGCCGACGGTGAACCCGATCCGGTGACCGCGGGCGCCATCCGCGTCGCCGAAGCGCTCGAAGGGGGAGCCACTGCACTGGTAGGGGTGTGGCAGCGGGCCCCGATGCAGGCGCTGGCCCGGCTGCACGCGTTGGCCGCCGCGGACCTCACCGACGATGAGCACCTGGGCCGGCCGCGCACCGACGATCCCGACGTCGGCCGCCGCCTCGAGCTGCTCACCGAGATCCTGGCCGGCGGGTCAAAGGTTCCCGCTCCCGTGCTGGCTGCCGTCGCCCACGGCGAACTACTCAGCCTGGCTCCGTTCGGCACCGCCGACGGAGTGGTGGCCCGCGCGGTGTCACGCCTCGTGACGATCGCCACCGGGCTGGACCCGCACGGTCTCGGAGTTCCCGAAGTGCACTGGATGCGGAAGTCGGGGGAGTACCGGGGTGCCGCACGGGGATTCGCCTCGGGTACGGCCGAGGGGCTGACTGCATGGCTGCTGCTGAGCAGTGAAGCCCTGAAGGGCGGCGCGCGGGAAGCTCTGCAGATCGCGCAGGCGGCGGCCGGCTGAGGTCCCCGACGCGGGGCTTTCAGCAAACGAAAGCGGGCGACGGTCCGAACTGAGTTCGGCTCGCCGCCCGCTAGCACGGATACCGGTTACCAAGCGTGCCAACGTGGGTTGCGTGGGTGGCCTCGGCGTCCTTGCAATGCGCTTCGGCTGCAACCCTACCCAAAGGGCCGTCGTAGCCGTCCGCTCTTTGCAATCACGCAGGCCCGCAACACTTTTGCCTATTCCGCGGCATGTGCTCCGCGTGGGTACCGGGACCCGTGCTGGGGAGCCTGGTTCGGGAGATCTAGCCTTCTCTTCCGGCTAGCTCTTGGCCTCATCCAAGCTTCCGTGGTTCCTTTGTACTACGTGACCACGGTCACAGCAAGGGTGAAATGCACCCGACTTCTGATCGTTACGACAGGGTGTCAGCTACTACATCCGGTAGGTCAGGAAGTGAAGCGGCGCAACAGGGAATACGTCAACGCGCCGGCTGCCAGAGCGCTGATGCCGACGGCGGCCGTGGTCGCCACCGCGGCCCCCGACGGGGCCGGAATCCGGTCACGCAACGACACCGGCCTGGTGAACGTCAGCACCGGCCAGCCGCGGGAGGCAGCCTCCTTGCGCAGTCCCCGGTCCGGGTTGACCGCGGTCGGATGGCCCACGGATTCGAGCATCGGAAT
This genomic window from Mycolicibacterium neworleansense contains:
- a CDS encoding Fic family protein, with the protein product MTDPLAPLVDLPGVSAASDEAREALGRAHRHKFNLRGWPQTAAEAALRAARASAVLDGGALQLSADGEPDPVTAGAIRVAEALEGGATALVGVWQRAPMQALARLHALAAADLTDDEHLGRPRTDDPDVGRRLELLTEILAGGSKVPAPVLAAVAHGELLSLAPFGTADGVVARAVSRLVTIATGLDPHGLGVPEVHWMRKSGEYRGAARGFASGTAEGLTAWLLLSSEALKGGAREALQIAQAAAG
- a CDS encoding S1 family peptidase yields the protein MIALVAMLTPALAHAEPPVVLGGGSGIVVNGESFCTLTAIGHDNAGRLIGFTSAHCGGPGAVVSAEGANGAGVLGKMVAGNELLDYAVIEFDPAKVTPTNNVNGFQIDGLGPDPVFGDVACKLGRTTGYSCGVTWGPGQDPGTIVNQVCGQPGDSGAPVTVNNRLVGMIHGAYTEELPTCVVKFVPLHTPAVTMSFNTQLADITAKNRPGTGFVPVG
- the acs gene encoding acetate--CoA ligase, which gives rise to MSNAPTTSTEVPSAYPPPADFAANANATGELYAEAEKDRLAFWAAQANRLSWQTPFSEVLDWSEAPFAKWFVGGKLNVAYNCVDRHVEAGNGDRVAIHWEGEPVGDARDITYAQLKDEVSQAANALAALGLTAGDRVAIYMPMVPEAIVAMLACARLGAMHSVVFAGFSASALRARVEDAAAKLVITTDGQYRRGKAASLKDAVDEAVSDQPSVEHVLVVRRTGIDVNWTDGRDLWWHETVETQSVQHDPEAFDSEQPLFLLYTSGTTGKPKGIVHTSGGYLTQAAYTHYNVFDLKPETDVYWCTADIGWVTGHTYITYGPLANGATQVVYEGTPTSPTEHRHFEIIEKYGVTIYYTAPTLIRTFMKLGRQIPAAHNLSSLRLLGSVGEPINPEAWRWYREAIGANKTPIVDTWWQTETGAIMISPLPGVTAAKPGSAMTPLPGISAKIVDDEGNELVPGADEAEHVTGYLVLDQPWPSMLRGIWGDPERFKETYWSRFAEQGWYFAGDGARYDSDGNIWVLGRIDDVMNISGHRISTAEVESALVGHSGVAEAAVVGASDDTTGQAICAFVILKASAHGGAENMIDELRAQVATEISPIAKPREIHVVPELPKTRSGKIMRRLLRDVAEGRELGDTSTLVDPSVFEAIRASK
- a CDS encoding phage holin family protein, producing the protein MSTGDRRDGVPTTVTSIPLVDPHAPKPDPSIGDLVKDATAQVSTLLRAEVELAKAEITRDVKKGLTGSVFFIAALVVLFYSTFFFFFFLAELLDTWLWRWVAFLIVFGLMVLTTGALALFGFLKVRRIKGPQQTIESVKETREALTPGHDKGGLPAVPTRPATDPSGW
- the marP gene encoding acid resistance serine protease MarP, producing the protein MTPSVWLDFAILGIGFVAAISGWRSGALGSLLSFIGVVLGAVAGVLLAPHVIPHVSGDRTKLFATLFLILALVVIGEIAGVVLGRAVRGTIRNPFFRVLDSVVGVSLMLVAVLVASWLLGSLLTSSDQPNLAAAVKNSRVLSEVDKVAPTWMRSVPNRLSALLDTSGLPDVLEPFGRTPIVNVDAPDAALATDPIVTTSRPAVVKIRGVAPSCQKVLEGSGFVVAPNRVMSNAHVVAGADSVTIEADGKTYDAGVVSYDPNADISILDVPDLPITPLQFAEQPAPKGTDAVVMGYPGGGDFLATPARVREIIELNGPDIYRSTTVTREVYTVRGTVRQGNSGGPMINRAGKVLGVVFGAAVDDADTGFVLTAKEVEHQLAKVGNTQRVPTGTCINS
- a CDS encoding alpha/beta fold hydrolase, with protein sequence MPPPDPSITRIEGPWRHLQVHANGIRFHVVEGESSQPDRPLVILLHGFGSFWWSWRHQLTGLTGARIVAVDLRGYGDSDKPPRGYDGWTLAGDTAGLVRALGHKTATLVGHADGGLVCWATAVLHPRVVNAIALVSSPHPVALRASTLTRRDQGRALLPSMLRYQLPAWPERMLTRHDGAELERLFRSRAGAKWQTSQDFSHTMGHLRQAIQIPGAAHCALEYQRWAVRSQLRSEGLRFMRSMKRPISVPVLHMRGDADPYVLTDPVHRTQRYAPHGRYVSITGAGHFAHEEQPEAVNEQLGRFLAQLRAT